From one Azotosporobacter soli genomic stretch:
- a CDS encoding NusG domain II-containing protein: MLTKADKILIVVLLSAALAGISASFYLAAHESGEKIAEVRVAGQVVKTMTLRQGYREEFTLRQGDEVNVIEADNGRIRIREANCPDHLCVQQGWVSLPNQQLVCLPFRVTVKVTTTESELDDIAR; encoded by the coding sequence ATGCTGACAAAAGCGGATAAGATCCTGATCGTAGTATTGCTGTCTGCAGCATTGGCCGGAATCAGCGCTAGTTTTTATCTGGCTGCGCATGAGAGCGGTGAGAAAATTGCTGAAGTCAGAGTGGCGGGACAGGTCGTTAAAACAATGACCCTGCGCCAAGGTTACCGGGAAGAATTCACTCTGCGCCAAGGCGACGAAGTCAATGTCATCGAAGCGGATAATGGGAGGATTAGGATCCGGGAAGCGAATTGTCCGGATCATCTTTGCGTTCAACAAGGTTGGGTGAGTTTGCCTAATCAGCAGTTGGTCTGTCTGCCTTTTCGCGTGACGGTTAAGGTTACAACGACCGAGAGCGAACTGGACGATATCGCCCGTTAA